Proteins from a genomic interval of Thunnus thynnus chromosome 5, fThuThy2.1, whole genome shotgun sequence:
- the prtgb gene encoding protogenin B, whose amino-acid sequence MAKFKMKVYQLWLLFVLFLPLSSVLCFSELSFITEPSDVTVLPKDPAVLDCQAHGQPPVTIKWLKNGVRLAESEHIQFLPNGSLYIPKIKHTKEDSDEGFYQCLSQNKYGAILSQRSRLTIASISEFVVHPVPMVVTEGSVARFSCAVTSSPPATITWELNQSTLPLQTDRITILPNGVLQIHNVQLEDAGQYRCVATNIGSSLKSREATLTVNQGVGPKPRQRPRIIAGPQNITVSLHQTVVLECVATGSPWPIISWSRADSKPIDVYNAKVLGNGNLVITDVNSKHSGVYLCRATTPGTRNYTIAAANLTVLVPPSIVERPESQTRPRAGTARFMCQAEGVPSPRISWLKNGEEVHLNGRIKMYNSKLVITQIIPEDDAIYQCIAESEQGSVLSLARLIVVMSEDRPSAPRNVHAETISSSAILLAWERPLYNADKVIAYSIHYMKAEGLNNEEYQVVIGNDTTSYIIDDLEPARNYSFYIVAYMPMGASRMSDQVSQHTLEDVPLRTPELSLTSHSSTDIQVSWKPLPAKVSRGRLSAYRLSYRTAADNTVISVEIPQNSTEYLLEGLQPDTIYLLRMAAATRVGWCEPSAWTSHRTPKTTSSKVPSAPILQLEPLNCTSIVARWQISSESVPVQGYRLCYHEESQPEQPIIQLQAQTYTYTISGLDPRRKYHVKILAVSQAGDGYQTDQTISTPGCVSARDQPAATPPPPDHVTVLATNSSEVSLRWSSPAFTSGKAVSYTVRCTPVGTHNASAIRYLQTTKQGVTVQNLHPNTRYEFVVRLHVDQMSSPWSSVVYHRTLPAAPSQPPAGVRVTLIEDDTALVSWREPTEPNMVVTHYTILYASQKSWMAGHWQIIQREGSHTMALLEKLEAGNVYLVKISASNQVGDGPFSNVVELALKRGNAHRSKNPRHSDSYHDTTVFSDGLYHIDQRSMTGIIVGVSIALACIVMCALILISKGRPRKSSGHKVIAVATGEGPHAGLSLPNELHVENAEALIPMISAHFIDAKGGSNMVINSAGPLNSKSQSKRWLLFKRDIRNQTESDVERRASLYEAGKTVLRYEEHLGSAPLPPSSREIIYGPLHSESSHTSEGSQETGDSGHYSNEESNEEMSNPSTSQSSRPESFGPDDSTAVAELKQSFEMENEEHLCLHHSAPDATRLCCTSDDSHPPQHSSQAVGS is encoded by the exons ATGGCGAAGTTTAAGATGAAAGTCTACCAGCTTtggctgctttttgttttgtttcttcctttGTCAA gTGTTTTATGTTTCAGCGAGTTGTCCTTCATCACAGAGCCCAGTGATGTAACTGTTCTACCAAAGGACCCTGCTGTCTTGGACTGTCAGGCTCATGGTCAGCCTCCAGTCACCATCAAGTGGCTAAAGAATGGAGTTCGGTTGGCAGAAAGTGAGCACATACAGTTTCTGCCCAACGGCTCCTTGTACATACCAAAGATAAAGCATACCAAGGAGGATTCAGATGAAGGATTCTACCAGTGCCTCTCACAGAACAAATATGGAGCTATCCTAAGCCAAAGATCACGTCTGACTATCGCAA GTATCTCAGAGTTTGTGGTGCATCCCGTGCCTATGGTGGTGACTGAGGGCTCAGTGGCACGATTCTCCTGTGCAGTCACCTCCAGCCCTCCTGCCACCATCACCTGGGAGCTCAACCAAAGCACATTACcactacagacagacag AATTACCATTTTGCCCAACGGAGTTCTTCAGATCCACAATGTACAACTGGAAGATGCCGGACAGTATCGATGTGTGGCAACTAACATTGGTAGCAGTTTGAAGAGTAGAGAGGCCACGCTGACAGTCAACCAAG GTGTTGGCCCTAAACCACGTCAGAGGCCCAGAATCATAGCTGGACCTCAGAATATCACAGTTTCCCTCCACCAAACTGTGGTGCTGGAGTGTGTGGCCACAGGAAGCCCCTGGCCCATCATCTCCTGGAGCCGAGCTGACAGTAAACCCATCGATGTGTACAATGCCAAAGTGTTGGGCAATGGGAACCTGGTTATTACTGATGTCAATTCCAAGCACAGTGGAGTCTACCTCTGCAGGGCCACCACCCCTGGAACCCGCAACTACACGATTGCTGCTGCCAACCTCACGGTTCTAG TGCCACCATCCATTGTCGAGAGGCCCGAGAGCCAGACCCGTCCAAGGGCCGGCACTGCCCGATTTATGTGCCAAGCAGAGGGAGTACCCTCACCCCGCATCAGCTGGCTAAAGAATGGAGAAGAAGTTCACTTAAATGGCCGAATTAAGATGTACAACAG TAAATTGGTGATTACCCAGATCATCCCTGAGGATGATGCCATCTATCAGTGCATTGCAGAGAGTGAGCAGGGTTCTGTGCTGTCCCTGGCTCGCCTCATTGTTGTCATGTCAGAGGACAGGCCCAGTGCACCAAGAAATGTCCACGCTGAGACCATCTCAAGCTCTGCCATCTTACTGGCCTGGGAAAGACCCCTCTATAATGCAGACAAAGTCATTGCCTACTCCATCCATTATATGAAAGCTGAAG GTCTAAACAATGAGGAATACCAAGTTGTTATTGGCAACGACACGACCAGTTATATCATCGATGATCTTGAGCCGGCCCGAAACTACAGCTTTTACATTGTTGCTTATATGCCAATGGGAGCCAGTCGTATGTCAGACCAAGTCAGTCAACATACCCTGGAGGATG TGCCTCTGCGTACTCCAGAGCTAAGTCTGACCAGCCACAGCTCAACAGATATCCAGGTGAGCTGGAAGCCGCTGCCTGCCAAGGTGAGCCGCGGTCGATTGTCTGCATACAGACTATCCTATCGTACAGCTGCAGACAACACAGTTATCTCTGTGGAGATACCTCAGAACAGCACTGAATATCTCCTGGAGGGTCTGCAGCCTGACACCATCTACCTGCTCCGCATGGCTGCAGCCACCCGCGTGGGCTGGTGTGAGCCTTCAGCGTGGACATCCCACCGTACACCTAAGACCACCAGCAGCAAAG TGCCTTCAGCCCCTATTCTTCAACTTGAGCCGCTTAACTGCACCTCCATTGTAGCACGCTGGCAAATCTCCTCAGAATCTGTGCCTGTCCAGGGTTACCGGCTGTGTTACCATGAGGAAAGCCAACCAGAGCAGCCCATCATCCAGCTGCAGGCTCAAACCTATACCTACACCATCAGTGGCCTTG ATCCAAGGAGAAAGTATCATGTCAAGATCCTGGCTGTCAGTCAAGCAGGAGACGGCTATCAGACAGACCAAACAATTAGTACTCctggatgtgtgt CGGCCAGAGACCAACCAGCAgcaacccctccacctccagaTCACGTGACTGTCTTGGCCACCAATTCATCTGAAGTGTCCCTGCGCTGGAGCAGTCCTGCCTTCACCTCTGGGAAGGCTGTCAGCTATACTGTCCGCTGTACACCTGTGGGCACACACAATGCCTCTGCTATACGCTACCTACAAAC TACCAAACAAGGTGTGACGGTTCAGAATTTGCATCCAAACACTCGCTATGAGTTTGTGGTGCGTCTTCATGTGGACCAGATGTCGAGTCCCTGGAGTTCTGTTGTTTACCATCGGACTCTACCAGCAG CGCCCAGCCAACCACCTGCAGGAGTACGAGTAACTCTGATTGAGGATGACACTGCGTTGGTATCCTGGCGGGAGCCCACAGAGCCTAATATGGTGGTCACACACTATACCATCTTGTACGCTTCCCAAAAATCCTGGATGGCTGGACACTGGCAAATAATACAGAGAGAAG GAAGCCATACGATGGCCCTGCTGGAGAAGCTGGAGGCGGGGAACGTCTACCTGGTGAAGATCTCTGCCTCCAACCAGGTCGGGGACGGACCTTTCTCTAACGTTGTAGAGCTGGCACTGAAGCGTGGAAACGCTCACCGCAGCAAGAATCCCAGACACTCTGACAGCTATCATGACACAACAG TGTTCTCTGATGGTCTCTACCACATAGACCAGAGGTCCATGACAGGGATCATTGTTGGTGTGAGCATTGCCTTGGCCTGTATCGTTATGTGTGCCTTGATCCTCATCAGTAAGGGCAGACCAAG AAAATCCTCTGGTCACAAAGTCATTGCTGTGGCAACCGGTGAAGGCCCACATGCTGGTTTGTCCCTCCCCAATGAACTGCATGTAGAGAACGCTGAGGCCCTAATACCCATGATAAGTGCTCACTTTATAGATGCCAAG GGTGGATCTAATATGGTCATAAATAGCGCCGGTCCACTCAACAGCAAGAGTCAAAGCAAGAGGTGGCTGCTCTTCAAGAGGGACATCAGGAATCAAACTGAAAGTGAT GTTGAGAGGAGGGCCAGCTTGTATGAGGCCGGCAAAACTGTTCTGAGGTATGAGGAGCATTTAGGCTCAGCACCCCTGCCACCTTCGTCCCGGGAGATCATCTACGGACCACTTCACTCTGAGAGCTCTCACACCAGTGAGGGCAGCCAAGAGACAGGAGACTCTGGGCACTACTCCAATGAAGAAAGCAACGAAGAGATGAGCAATCCGTCGACCAGCCAGAGCTCCAGACCTGAATCCTTTGGGCCGGACGACAGCACCGCCGTCGCTGAGCTGAAGCAGTCTTTCGAAATGGAAAATGAGGAGCACCTTTGCCTCCATCACTCCGCCCCTGATGCTACCCGCCTCTGCTGCACCTCGGATGACTCTCATCCTCCTCAGCACTCGTCCCAAGCAGTCGGCTCCTGA
- the rsl24d1 gene encoding probable ribosome biogenesis protein RLP24, producing MRIEKCYFCSGPVYPGHGVMFVRNDCKTFRFCRSKCHKNFKKKRNPRKTRWTKAFRKASGKELTVDNSLEFEKRRNIPVKYNRELWDKTVEAMKRVQEIKQKRQARFIMNRLKKGKQLEKEEAINEVKKNIHLIKAPHAGKAKQMEDKMVQKLQEDVDMGDEDN from the exons ATGCGTATCGAAAAATGCTATTTCTGCTCGGGACCTGTGTATCCCGGGCATGGGGTGATGTTTGTACGGAACGACTGTAAG acattCAGATTCTGCAGATCAAAATGCCACAAGAACTTCAAAAAGAAGCGTAacccaagaaaaacaagatgGACCAAGGCATTCAGGAAGGCATCTGGAAAGGAGTTGACAGTG GATAACTCTTTGGAGTTCGAGAAACGCAGAAATATACCTGTCAAATATAACCGGGAGCTGTGGGACAAGACAG TGGAGGCAATGAAGAGGGtgcaagaaataaaacagaaacgaCAGGCGAGATTTATCATGAACAG ATTAAAGAAGGGCAAACAGTTGGAGAAAGAAGAGGCCATCAACGAAGTCAAGAAAAATATTCACCTCATCAAAGCACCACATGCAG gaaAAGCCAAACAAATGGAAGACAAAATGGTGCAGAAGTTACAAGAGGACGTGGACATGGGAGATGAGGATAATTAA